Proteins encoded by one window of Phenylobacterium soli:
- a CDS encoding AI-2E family transporter yields the protein MTAPDRSELGAAAVRAVLVLAGVAVGALLILRLADVLLLLFGAILVAILFHAVAQPLRERGLPRVPALVAAVLAVAGFFAFIFWLFGYEAQAQFDTLSELLPRAWAGLQARLSASPTGRYLLEGLTNMRHPENQLLFDLAPRFASTAAGAIASAIIVFFAGLYLAFHPETYFGGALMLAPRRLRPRLTEVAEACAESLRRWLLGQVFSMLLVGGTVSLGLWLAGVPSPLALGALAGLAQFVPVVGPMAAAIPGLLIGLSEGSDTFAWAGLVYFLASQLEANLFSPFVLRSLAELPMAVTLFAVFAMGVLFGSLGVLFATPLALIAYVLIKMLYVEDVLGETPAST from the coding sequence TTGACCGCGCCCGACCGATCCGAACTCGGCGCCGCCGCCGTCCGCGCGGTGCTGGTCCTGGCGGGCGTCGCCGTGGGCGCCTTGCTGATCCTTCGGCTCGCCGACGTCCTGCTGCTGCTGTTCGGCGCCATCCTGGTGGCGATCCTGTTCCACGCGGTGGCCCAGCCGCTGCGCGAGCGCGGCCTGCCGCGCGTCCCGGCCCTGGTCGCCGCGGTCCTCGCTGTCGCCGGGTTCTTCGCCTTCATCTTCTGGCTGTTCGGCTACGAGGCCCAGGCCCAGTTCGACACCCTCTCCGAGCTCCTGCCCCGCGCCTGGGCCGGGCTGCAGGCCAGGCTCTCGGCCTCGCCCACCGGCCGCTACCTGCTGGAGGGGCTGACCAACATGCGTCACCCGGAGAACCAGCTCCTCTTCGACCTTGCGCCGCGCTTCGCCTCCACGGCCGCCGGCGCCATCGCCTCGGCGATCATCGTCTTCTTCGCCGGACTCTACCTCGCCTTCCATCCGGAGACCTATTTCGGCGGCGCCCTGATGCTCGCTCCGCGCCGCCTGCGGCCGCGCCTCACCGAGGTCGCCGAGGCCTGCGCCGAGAGCCTGCGCCGCTGGCTCCTGGGCCAGGTGTTCTCCATGCTGCTGGTCGGGGGGACGGTGAGCCTTGGCCTGTGGCTGGCGGGCGTGCCCTCGCCCCTGGCGCTCGGCGCCCTCGCCGGTCTTGCCCAGTTCGTGCCGGTGGTCGGCCCCATGGCCGCGGCCATCCCTGGCCTGCTGATCGGCCTCTCCGAAGGCTCCGACACCTTCGCCTGGGCTGGCCTCGTCTACTTCCTGGCCTCCCAGCTCGAGGCCAACCTGTTCTCGCCCTTCGTCCTGCGCTCCCTGGCCGAGCTTCCCATGGCCGTGACCCTGTTCGCCGTCTTCGCCATGGGCGTCCTCTTCGGCTCGCTGGGGGTGCTGTTCGCCACGCCCCTGGCGCTGATCGCCTATGTGCTGATCAAGATGCTCTATGTGGAGGACGTGCTCGGCGAGACGCCCGCCTCGACCTAG
- a CDS encoding DUF4118 domain-containing protein, giving the protein MVETIPPALGSPLREGPRWLGYGLSVLLVATATLAAVIVNQLVAIPNLSLVFVLPVLIAAMSFGFGPALAAALLGVVAYNFFLIPPLYTFRVADPGNLWALGLFLIAAAIVSALAAQARRQALAGAAAGEQAQALQALARELAGAANRQRIVAAGAEALHALFHAPAVILAPGPEEMILVAQSGLGLEGGAEVSDGDREAARWALASRLPTRGGAYPVETASFDFWPVVTPLRSHIAIGLAISGRDEGRPAQPERLVETVGGYLAVALDREEYARQLLENRVQKASEQLKTNLLAAVSHDLKTPLSTILFTLQTLKRFKARDSADRDALLDLAETETARLSGMVGNLLDMNRLEGGAVAVRAAPVDAADLVAEAVRRAQAPLAGHPLANEVTAGPRLMVDASLFESALANVLENAGKYAPKGTGVRISAGFDEGEGWIEVADEGPGFPGPPEPLFEKFARGVAGDGRPPGTGLGLAIAKGFLEAQGGRIEAGARADAPGAYVRLIAPVAAARTQPA; this is encoded by the coding sequence ATGGTCGAGACGATCCCGCCTGCCCTCGGAAGCCCGCTGCGCGAGGGGCCGCGATGGCTGGGCTACGGCCTGTCCGTGCTGCTGGTCGCGACCGCCACCCTGGCCGCGGTGATCGTCAACCAGCTGGTGGCGATCCCGAACCTGTCGCTGGTCTTCGTGCTGCCGGTGCTGATCGCTGCGATGAGCTTCGGCTTCGGACCGGCGCTCGCGGCCGCCCTGCTCGGGGTGGTGGCCTACAACTTCTTCCTGATCCCGCCGCTCTACACCTTCCGCGTCGCCGACCCTGGCAACCTCTGGGCGCTGGGGCTCTTCCTGATCGCCGCGGCCATCGTCAGCGCCCTGGCCGCGCAGGCGCGCCGCCAGGCGCTGGCCGGCGCGGCGGCCGGCGAGCAGGCCCAGGCGCTGCAGGCGCTGGCGCGCGAGCTGGCCGGCGCGGCCAACCGCCAGCGCATCGTCGCCGCCGGCGCGGAGGCCCTGCACGCCCTCTTCCATGCGCCGGCCGTGATCCTCGCGCCCGGGCCCGAGGAGATGATCCTGGTGGCCCAGTCGGGGCTCGGGCTCGAGGGCGGCGCGGAGGTCTCGGACGGCGACAGGGAGGCCGCGCGCTGGGCGCTCGCCTCGCGCCTGCCGACCCGCGGCGGCGCCTATCCGGTGGAGACGGCGAGCTTCGACTTCTGGCCGGTGGTCACGCCTCTGCGCAGCCACATCGCCATCGGCTTGGCGATCAGCGGCCGCGATGAAGGCCGCCCCGCCCAGCCCGAGCGGCTGGTGGAGACGGTGGGCGGCTACCTCGCGGTGGCCCTCGACCGGGAGGAATACGCCCGCCAGCTCCTCGAGAACCGCGTCCAGAAGGCCTCCGAGCAGCTCAAGACCAACCTCCTGGCGGCCGTCTCGCACGACCTGAAGACGCCGCTCTCGACCATCCTCTTCACCCTGCAGACCCTCAAGCGCTTCAAGGCCCGCGACAGCGCCGACCGCGACGCCCTCCTGGACCTTGCCGAGACCGAGACCGCGCGGCTCTCCGGCATGGTCGGCAACCTGCTCGACATGAACCGCCTCGAGGGCGGGGCCGTGGCCGTGCGCGCCGCCCCCGTCGACGCCGCCGACCTGGTCGCCGAGGCGGTCCGCCGCGCCCAGGCGCCGCTCGCCGGGCACCCGCTCGCCAACGAGGTCACCGCCGGCCCGCGCCTGATGGTCGACGCCTCGCTCTTCGAGAGCGCCCTCGCCAACGTGCTGGAGAACGCCGGCAAATATGCGCCCAAGGGCACCGGTGTGCGGATCAGCGCCGGCTTCGATGAGGGCGAGGGCTGGATCGAGGTGGCCGACGAGGGCCCCGGCTTCCCAGGCCCGCCCGAGCCGCTGTTCGAGAAGTTCGCCCGCGGCGTCGCCGGCGACGGGCGACCGCCGGGCACGGGCCTCGGCCTCGCCATCGCCAAGGGCTTCCTGGAGGCGCAGGGCGGCCGGATCGAGGCCGGGGCGCGGGCCGATGCGCCGGGCGCCTACGTGCGGCTGATCGCGCCCGTCGCCGCCGCGAGGACGCAGCCCGCGTGA
- a CDS encoding cation-translocating P-type ATPase gives MPSTSSARGEAPTDLQRLLQGLTAEEAARRLEAFGANRLAVRRTRNVFQIVREAMREPMFLLLLGAVGIYFAMGDPAEALFLLVSSVATIALVVLQEARSERALAALRRLAEPQARVIRDGETRRVAASDLVPGDILLTGEGERLPADATLIAGDVLSLDESALTGESVPVDKTPHPELAADGAGARPGEADGPWLFGGTLVTRGQGVAVVTRTGAATEIGRIGASLAGLDLEAAPLQKVTRRLVRQMGVLALLTSAAVFLLYGVVEGDWTRGALSGITVGIALVPEEFPMVLAIFLALGAFRMAREKVLVRRGAAIETLGAMSVLCVDKTGTLTENRMRVAALWREGETLAPDARSREAERLVQAAALASAPEPVDPMDRAVREMAGARADAGRRPLKTFPLTPQRLAFVQMWREPDGQMLLAAKGAPEAIFRLCRMSAAQAASVEAAVAGFAARGLRVLGVASARLAHDGLVDPAEAAFALEGLVGFEDPVREDVPAALARARAAGVEVAMITGDYPSTALEIARQAGLDVSGGVLSGAEIAVLSQAALIERVQQVRVFARVAPEQKLALVEAFRAGGAVVGMIGDGVNDAPALEAADVGVAMGRRGTDVAREAADLVLLDDRFASIVQGVAHGRRIFANLRAALSYIIAVHVPVAGLALLPVILGMPPVLFPMQVVVLELIIDPMCSVVFEGRRAARGAMARPPRRLGEPLFNGARVLVACLQGVAMLAVAFGLDWGLMALGQGEGAARAAALIAVVGGDLGLAGVVAGLRGGEGRRGFIVTSAVAVALLATALATPWLAALFQFTTPAAWAIALAAGAGFGAGALAGLAGAAVTRGP, from the coding sequence ATGCCCAGCACATCCTCCGCGCGCGGCGAGGCGCCGACGGATCTCCAGCGCCTGCTTCAAGGTCTGACGGCGGAGGAGGCCGCGCGGCGGCTGGAGGCGTTCGGGGCGAACCGGCTGGCCGTGCGGCGGACGCGCAACGTCTTCCAGATCGTCCGGGAGGCCATGCGCGAGCCGATGTTCCTGCTGCTGCTCGGCGCGGTGGGCATCTACTTCGCCATGGGCGACCCGGCCGAGGCGCTGTTCCTGCTGGTCAGCTCGGTGGCGACCATCGCCCTGGTGGTCTTGCAGGAGGCCCGCAGCGAGCGGGCGCTGGCGGCGCTGCGCCGGCTGGCCGAGCCGCAGGCGCGCGTGATCCGCGATGGCGAGACCCGGCGGGTGGCCGCAAGCGACCTAGTGCCCGGCGACATCCTGCTGACCGGCGAGGGCGAGCGTCTGCCCGCCGACGCCACCCTGATCGCCGGCGACGTGCTGAGCCTCGACGAAAGCGCCCTCACCGGCGAATCCGTGCCGGTCGACAAGACCCCCCATCCCGAACTCGCGGCCGACGGCGCGGGGGCTCGGCCGGGCGAGGCGGACGGCCCCTGGCTGTTCGGCGGCACCTTGGTCACCCGCGGCCAGGGCGTGGCCGTGGTGACGCGGACCGGCGCGGCCACCGAGATCGGCCGCATCGGCGCCTCCCTGGCCGGCCTCGACCTCGAGGCCGCCCCGCTGCAGAAGGTGACCCGCCGGCTGGTCCGTCAGATGGGCGTCCTGGCGCTGCTGACCTCGGCCGCGGTGTTCCTGCTCTACGGCGTGGTGGAGGGCGACTGGACGCGCGGCGCGCTCTCCGGGATCACCGTCGGCATCGCCCTGGTGCCGGAAGAATTCCCGATGGTGCTGGCGATCTTCCTGGCGCTCGGCGCCTTCCGCATGGCGCGGGAAAAGGTGCTGGTGCGCCGCGGAGCGGCCATCGAGACCCTCGGCGCCATGAGCGTGCTCTGCGTCGACAAGACCGGCACCCTTACGGAGAACCGGATGCGGGTCGCTGCCCTCTGGCGAGAGGGCGAGACGCTCGCGCCGGACGCCCGCTCGCGGGAGGCCGAGCGGCTGGTGCAGGCTGCGGCGCTCGCTTCGGCGCCCGAGCCGGTCGACCCGATGGACCGGGCCGTCCGCGAAATGGCCGGCGCGCGCGCCGACGCCGGTCGCCGGCCCCTGAAGACTTTCCCCTTGACGCCGCAGCGCCTCGCCTTCGTGCAGATGTGGCGGGAGCCGGACGGCCAGATGCTGCTCGCCGCCAAGGGCGCTCCCGAGGCGATCTTTCGCCTCTGCCGGATGAGCGCGGCGCAAGCGGCGTCGGTGGAGGCCGCTGTCGCCGGCTTCGCCGCCCGCGGCCTGCGGGTGCTGGGCGTCGCCTCCGCCAGGCTGGCCCACGACGGCCTGGTCGATCCGGCCGAGGCGGCCTTCGCCCTGGAGGGCCTCGTCGGCTTCGAGGACCCGGTGCGGGAGGACGTCCCGGCGGCGCTCGCCAGGGCGCGCGCCGCCGGGGTCGAGGTGGCGATGATCACCGGCGACTATCCCTCCACCGCCCTCGAGATCGCACGCCAGGCCGGCCTCGACGTTTCGGGCGGCGTGCTCTCGGGCGCGGAGATCGCCGTCCTGTCGCAGGCCGCGCTCATCGAACGGGTGCAGCAAGTCCGTGTCTTCGCCCGCGTGGCGCCGGAGCAGAAGCTGGCGCTCGTCGAGGCGTTCCGGGCCGGCGGGGCCGTGGTCGGGATGATCGGGGACGGGGTCAACGACGCCCCGGCCCTGGAGGCCGCCGACGTCGGCGTGGCCATGGGCCGCCGGGGTACGGACGTGGCGCGCGAGGCCGCGGACCTCGTGCTGCTCGACGACCGGTTCGCCTCCATCGTGCAAGGCGTCGCCCACGGCCGGCGGATCTTCGCCAACCTGCGCGCCGCGCTTTCCTACATCATCGCCGTCCACGTTCCGGTGGCCGGCCTGGCGCTCCTGCCGGTCATCCTCGGCATGCCGCCGGTCCTCTTCCCCATGCAGGTGGTGGTCCTGGAGCTGATCATCGATCCGATGTGCTCGGTGGTGTTCGAGGGCCGCCGCGCCGCCCGGGGCGCCATGGCTCGCCCGCCGCGGCGGCTGGGCGAGCCGCTGTTCAACGGCGCGCGCGTGCTCGTGGCTTGCCTGCAAGGCGTGGCCATGTTGGCCGTCGCCTTCGGCCTCGACTGGGGCCTCATGGCTCTGGGCCAGGGCGAGGGGGCGGCCCGCGCGGCCGCGCTGATCGCCGTGGTCGGCGGCGACCTCGGCCTCGCCGGGGTTGTGGCGGGACTGCGCGGCGGCGAGGGGCGGCGCGGCTTCATCGTTACCTCGGCCGTGGCGGTGGCGCTGCTCGCCACGGCCCTCGCCACCCCATGGCTCGCCGCCCTCTTCCAGTTCACCACCCCGGCGGCTTGGGCCATCGCCCTGGCGGCCGGCGCGGGGTTCGGCGCCGGCGCCCTCGCAGGCCTGGCCGGCGCCGCCGTCACCCGCGGCCCCTAG
- a CDS encoding universal stress protein, with amino-acid sequence MAFHDILLALVSYPDATPGPAIDRAVRVARRLGGEVTALGVQIRVEAPKNMLAEALLGLESLAAGERAKSAASLREALDRFSNDARAVGLTAFQEIQASHLYDEAHVVVGHARTRDMTIVPVGPAPASSQPIAEHLLFDSGRPVVVTPETGPLDAETGPYRTVAIAWDGSRPAARAVGDALPLLKQARDVRVLSVINEKPSVTAGCGHDLVRHLAAHGITATVDEVDDAGRDIAEAFQAYAADKGVEFLVMGGFARSRVREVILGGATAGVLAKPFIPTLMAH; translated from the coding sequence ATGGCCTTTCACGACATCCTCCTGGCGCTGGTCAGCTATCCCGACGCGACCCCGGGCCCGGCCATCGACCGCGCGGTCCGGGTCGCCCGGCGGCTCGGCGGCGAGGTCACCGCGCTCGGCGTCCAGATCCGCGTCGAGGCGCCGAAGAACATGCTCGCCGAGGCCCTGCTGGGACTGGAATCACTGGCCGCCGGCGAGCGCGCCAAGAGCGCCGCCTCCCTGCGCGAGGCGCTGGACCGGTTCAGCAACGACGCGCGCGCGGTCGGCCTGACCGCCTTTCAGGAGATTCAGGCGAGCCACCTCTACGACGAGGCTCACGTCGTGGTCGGACACGCCCGCACCCGCGACATGACCATCGTGCCGGTCGGTCCCGCCCCCGCCTCCAGCCAGCCGATCGCCGAGCACCTGCTGTTCGACAGCGGCCGCCCGGTAGTGGTGACGCCCGAGACCGGCCCGCTCGACGCCGAGACCGGTCCCTACCGGACCGTGGCCATCGCCTGGGACGGCAGCCGCCCGGCGGCCCGCGCCGTCGGCGACGCCCTGCCGCTCCTCAAGCAGGCGCGCGACGTGCGCGTGCTCAGCGTCATCAACGAGAAGCCTTCGGTCACCGCCGGATGCGGTCACGACCTGGTCCGCCACCTGGCGGCCCACGGGATCACGGCCACCGTCGACGAGGTGGACGACGCCGGGCGAGACATCGCCGAGGCGTTCCAGGCCTATGCCGCCGACAAGGGGGTCGAGTTCCTGGTCATGGGCGGCTTCGCCCGCTCGCGCGTCCGCGAGGTGATCCTCGGCGGGGCCACGGCCGGCGTCCTGGCCAAGCCCTTCATCCCGACCCTGATGGCCCATTGA
- a CDS encoding potassium transporter Kup, translating to MSASLAETGREPSKSLKSLAILAIASAGVVYGDIGTSPLYAFKQSIGHLRHADGSIAAADIVGVVSLMFWTLMVICTVKYVLVLLRFDNKGEGGTLSLTALVQKAGGSGLKAITAIGMLGAGLFFGDAILTPAISVLSAVEGLKVIDSLNGRIDAFVVPIALVILVALFMFQRRGTGGVGRWFGPICIVWFAVIACLGLASIAHAPRILQALDPLEGLAIFERHPRLSPAVLGSVFLTVTGAEALYADMGHFGRKPIQITWLALVFPCLTLNYLGQGALVLSDNAAAASPFFLMAPDWFQLPLVFLATAATVIASQAVISGAFSLTQQAVQLGLLPRMTLTPTSEEHEGQIYVPQINWILMTGVAALVLGFGSSDALADAYGISVVGAMITSSILAVVAVRRIKHRPLWQAVIAFSPFLLVEGAFLAANLLKVMHGGYVPLAIAFGLILVMWTWTRGLERLARAEQSDLSMADVIAMLASRPPMRARGTAVFLTQDPEIAPASLLHNLKHNQVLHEQVVLLTVKIQRRPRTPEAERVEARELGPGFKAVTLNFGYMERPNVAQGLALARAKGVKFDIMRTSFFVSRRTLLARPHAGLPHLQDLLFIFLMRNAQRAADFFQIPPSRVVELGAQVAF from the coding sequence ATGTCCGCGTCCCTGGCCGAGACGGGCCGTGAGCCGTCCAAGTCCCTCAAGAGCCTCGCCATCCTGGCGATCGCCTCGGCCGGCGTGGTCTATGGCGATATCGGAACCAGCCCGCTCTACGCCTTCAAGCAGTCCATCGGGCACCTGCGACACGCGGACGGGAGCATCGCCGCCGCCGACATTGTGGGCGTCGTTTCGCTGATGTTCTGGACCCTGATGGTGATCTGCACCGTCAAATACGTGCTGGTCCTGCTGCGTTTCGACAACAAGGGCGAGGGCGGCACGCTGTCCCTCACCGCCCTGGTCCAGAAGGCGGGCGGGTCCGGCCTGAAGGCGATCACCGCCATCGGGATGTTGGGGGCGGGGCTGTTCTTCGGCGACGCCATCCTGACGCCCGCGATCTCGGTGCTCTCGGCGGTGGAAGGGCTGAAGGTGATCGACAGCCTGAACGGCCGGATCGACGCCTTCGTCGTCCCGATCGCCCTGGTGATCCTGGTGGCGCTGTTCATGTTCCAGCGGCGTGGCACAGGGGGGGTGGGCCGCTGGTTCGGTCCCATCTGCATCGTCTGGTTCGCGGTCATCGCCTGCCTGGGCCTGGCCTCTATCGCCCACGCGCCGCGCATCCTTCAGGCCCTCGATCCGCTGGAGGGGCTGGCCATCTTCGAGCGCCATCCGCGCCTCTCGCCGGCGGTGCTGGGCTCGGTGTTCCTGACGGTGACGGGCGCGGAGGCGCTCTACGCCGACATGGGCCACTTCGGTCGCAAGCCGATCCAGATCACCTGGCTGGCGCTGGTCTTTCCCTGCCTGACCCTCAACTACCTGGGCCAGGGGGCGCTGGTGCTCTCCGACAACGCCGCCGCCGCGAGCCCGTTCTTCCTCATGGCGCCGGACTGGTTCCAGCTGCCGCTCGTCTTCCTGGCCACAGCGGCGACGGTGATCGCCAGCCAGGCGGTGATCTCCGGCGCCTTCTCCCTCACCCAGCAGGCGGTCCAACTCGGCCTCCTGCCGCGCATGACCCTGACCCCGACGTCCGAGGAGCACGAGGGGCAGATCTACGTGCCGCAGATCAACTGGATCCTGATGACCGGCGTCGCCGCCCTGGTGCTCGGCTTCGGGTCTTCCGACGCGCTCGCCGACGCCTACGGCATCTCGGTCGTGGGGGCGATGATCACCTCCTCGATCCTGGCGGTCGTCGCGGTTCGCCGGATCAAGCATCGGCCATTGTGGCAGGCGGTCATCGCCTTCTCGCCCTTCCTCCTCGTGGAGGGCGCCTTCCTGGCGGCCAACCTGCTCAAGGTGATGCACGGCGGATACGTGCCGCTCGCCATCGCCTTCGGCCTGATTCTCGTCATGTGGACCTGGACCCGCGGCCTCGAGCGGCTGGCGCGGGCCGAGCAGAGCGACCTCTCGATGGCCGACGTTATCGCCATGCTGGCCTCGCGACCGCCGATGCGGGCCCGCGGCACGGCGGTGTTCCTGACCCAGGACCCGGAGATCGCGCCGGCCTCGCTGCTGCACAACCTCAAGCACAACCAGGTGCTCCACGAACAGGTCGTGCTCCTGACCGTCAAGATCCAGCGCCGCCCCCGGACACCCGAGGCCGAACGCGTCGAGGCGCGCGAGCTCGGCCCCGGCTTCAAGGCGGTCACCCTCAACTTCGGCTACATGGAGCGGCCGAATGTGGCCCAGGGCCTGGCGCTCGCCCGCGCCAAGGGCGTGAAGTTCGACATCATGCGGACGTCCTTCTTCGTCAGCCGGCGCACCCTGCTTGCCCGGCCCCACGCGGGGCTGCCCCACCTGCAGGATCTGCTGTTCATCTTCCTGATGCGCAACGCCCAACGGGCGGCGGACTTCTTCCAGATTCCGCCAAGCCGGGTGGTGGAGCTGGGCGCCCAGGTCGCCTTCTGA
- a CDS encoding glutathione S-transferase family protein — MELVIGTRKWSTWSLRPWLVIKRSGLPFTEIEVPLREDGVTSEAIRPHSPSGLVPVLKDGDLTVWDSLAISEYLAERVPSLWPSDPAGRARARAAAAEMHSGFSSLRGECPMDLTATPRAVELSEATHKDIRRIVAMWSDMLARHKGPFLAGDWSIADAFYTPVATRFRTYGVMLSDYGDAGAAGEYAERLLETPEFREWEAASR, encoded by the coding sequence ATGGAGCTCGTGATCGGGACGAGGAAGTGGTCCACCTGGTCGCTGCGGCCGTGGCTGGTCATCAAGCGCTCGGGCCTGCCGTTCACCGAGATCGAGGTGCCCCTGCGCGAAGACGGGGTGACCTCCGAAGCGATCCGCCCCCATTCGCCCTCCGGCCTGGTGCCGGTGCTCAAGGACGGCGACCTGACCGTCTGGGACAGCCTGGCGATCAGCGAATACCTTGCGGAAAGGGTCCCCTCGCTCTGGCCGTCGGACCCGGCGGGCCGCGCCCGCGCCAGGGCCGCGGCGGCGGAGATGCACTCCGGCTTCTCGTCTCTGCGCGGCGAGTGCCCCATGGACCTCACCGCGACGCCGCGCGCCGTCGAGCTCTCCGAAGCGACGCACAAGGACATCCGCCGGATCGTCGCCATGTGGAGCGACATGCTCGCCCGTCACAAGGGCCCGTTCCTGGCCGGCGACTGGTCGATCGCCGACGCCTTCTACACCCCGGTCGCCACCCGCTTCCGGACCTACGGGGTCATGCTGTCCGACTACGGCGACGCGGGCGCGGCGGGCGAATACGCCGAGCGGCTTCTCGAGACGCCCGAGTTCAGGGAATGGGAAGCGGCGAGCCGCTGA
- a CDS encoding DUF1697 domain-containing protein: protein MKRHAVLLRAVNVGGTGKLPMADFKALLSGLDFEAPQTLGAAGSAVIGTDAAAATVEAQLEAALKDSFGLATEVFVRDHEALKATLAANPFADMARDRPSALLVLFLKGEPAAPDVEALRARIVGPEAVHPGPRSLYIAYGAGMGTSKLTGQVIERALGLRGTSRNWNTVQKLADLTAP, encoded by the coding sequence ATGAAGCGACACGCGGTCCTGCTGCGCGCGGTCAATGTCGGCGGGACCGGCAAGCTGCCCATGGCCGACTTCAAGGCGCTGCTGAGCGGCCTCGACTTCGAGGCGCCCCAGACCCTCGGCGCCGCCGGCTCGGCGGTGATCGGGACCGACGCCGCGGCCGCCACCGTCGAGGCTCAGCTCGAGGCCGCGCTGAAGGACAGCTTCGGCCTCGCCACCGAGGTCTTCGTACGCGATCACGAGGCCCTCAAGGCGACCCTCGCCGCCAACCCGTTCGCCGACATGGCGCGCGACAGGCCGAGCGCCCTCCTCGTGCTGTTCCTCAAAGGCGAGCCGGCGGCGCCCGACGTCGAGGCCCTGCGCGCGCGCATCGTCGGGCCCGAGGCGGTGCACCCGGGTCCGCGCAGCCTCTACATCGCCTATGGCGCGGGCATGGGGACATCCAAGCTCACCGGGCAGGTCATCGAGCGGGCGCTCGGCCTGCGCGGCACGAGCCGCAACTGGAACACGGTCCAGAAGCTGGCGGACCTGACCGCCCCCTGA
- a CDS encoding TetR/AcrR family transcriptional regulator, which translates to MQTYERLLDVAGELLGEVGIERISTNLICARAGMTPPALYRYFKDKYAVLEALGHRLMDRQNQVLFAWLERHAPNGPEALAAHVEELMRETAGVTAAEPGAVWVLRALRAVPQLASVRVESHRLVTDRMVEAYGPLLPDMPREVLWRRVRIAVELGFALDEMLTEEDRIARDDLFRDAAALMRHALQP; encoded by the coding sequence GTGCAGACCTATGAGCGCCTGCTGGACGTGGCCGGCGAGCTGCTGGGCGAGGTCGGCATCGAGCGGATCTCCACCAACCTGATCTGCGCCCGCGCCGGGATGACGCCGCCGGCCCTCTATCGCTACTTCAAGGACAAGTACGCGGTGCTGGAAGCCCTCGGCCACAGGCTGATGGACCGCCAGAACCAGGTGCTGTTCGCCTGGCTGGAGCGCCACGCGCCGAATGGCCCCGAGGCCCTGGCGGCGCATGTGGAAGAGCTGATGCGCGAGACGGCGGGCGTGACCGCCGCCGAGCCCGGCGCGGTGTGGGTGCTGCGCGCGCTGCGGGCCGTGCCCCAGCTCGCCTCGGTCCGCGTCGAGTCCCACCGCCTGGTCACCGACCGGATGGTGGAGGCCTACGGTCCGCTGCTGCCCGACATGCCGCGCGAGGTGCTTTGGCGGCGGGTGCGCATCGCCGTCGAGCTGGGCTTCGCACTCGACGAGATGCTGACCGAGGAGGACCGCATCGCCCGCGACGACCTCTTCCGCGACGCCGCGGCGCTGATGAGGCACGCCCTCCAGCCCTGA
- a CDS encoding response regulator transcription factor has protein sequence MSPAIDAVTDPATVLVVEDDPSLNTALATTLRLAGYRAVTARSAAEGLRWFAHYAPDLVLLDLGLPDRDGLGVIAEIRHKSRTPIVVLSARDTEAVKVEALDLGADDYVQKPFGVDELLARLRAGLRHAVQARGAEPLVRAGDVVIDFGRRTVTRAGEPIKLSPKEFDLLCELAVNLDRTVRHKDLLRAVWGDERADIQYLRVYLGQLRQKLGPERIVSEPGVGYRLRA, from the coding sequence GTGAGCCCCGCCATTGACGCCGTCACCGATCCCGCCACCGTGCTCGTGGTGGAGGACGACCCGAGCCTCAACACCGCGCTCGCCACGACCCTGCGCCTCGCCGGCTATCGGGCGGTGACGGCGCGCAGCGCCGCCGAGGGCCTGCGCTGGTTCGCGCACTATGCGCCCGACCTCGTCCTGCTGGATCTCGGCCTGCCGGACCGCGACGGCCTCGGGGTGATCGCCGAGATCCGCCACAAGAGCCGCACCCCCATCGTGGTGCTCTCCGCCCGCGACACCGAGGCGGTGAAGGTCGAGGCGCTGGACCTCGGGGCCGACGACTATGTGCAGAAGCCATTCGGCGTCGATGAACTGCTCGCCCGCCTGCGCGCCGGGCTGCGCCATGCGGTGCAGGCGCGCGGCGCCGAGCCGCTGGTTCGGGCCGGCGACGTGGTGATCGATTTCGGCCGACGGACGGTCACCCGGGCAGGCGAGCCGATCAAGCTGTCGCCCAAGGAGTTCGATCTGCTCTGCGAGCTGGCCGTCAACCTCGACCGCACCGTCCGCCACAAGGACCTGCTGCGCGCCGTCTGGGGCGACGAGCGGGCCGACATCCAGTACCTGCGCGTCTACCTCGGCCAGCTGCGCCAGAAGCTCGGGCCCGAGCGCATCGTCTCCGAGCCCGGCGTCGGCTACCGCCTCCGGGCCTGA